CTAACCTGTCAGTCAATATCGAGTTTATGCTATAGCTCATGCGTTAGCGACTATCTAGCTATTACCTTGTTTTTGCCTAGCTATTGCCTAGTGATTTAAAACTGCCGGTTGAAAAATATCGACAATGCCTCTCTTTAGCAATGAATACCCGCTAGGCTAAAGCTTCCAATAGTTAAATTGCTTACGTATTTTGAACCGACGCAATAAATTTAACGGCTTTCGCTTAGCTGGCTTATACAAACCAGCCAAGCGCTCATCAACTGCCGCTAATACACGTTCTGCGGACTTCCCATCCTCGTAGGGGTGAGTTTGTTGCTTATATTCGGCTATTTTGGTCATTAAGGGCTCAGGGTGGGTTAACGCCGTTTCTATATGCTGTTCAAGTTCAGTTGGCTTATCAAAATCCAGTAAATAATCTTTTGGACGAGCCGTTTTAAAAGTCACGACAGGCTTACCCAATAACAAAAACATAATCAGCACCGATGAAGTGTCACAGACCATGACATCTGCTTTTTGTAGCAAAGGCAGGACATTATCGGTTTCAACAAATGTTAAGTGCTCGTTTTGAATGCCCTTGTATTGGTCAACGATCGCCTTGTCCATTTTCGGGTGAAATTGTACCAGCCAATTCCAACGTCCTGTTTCACTGAGTCTCTTTACTTGTTCAAATAAATGCGGCGCACAGGTGAAGTTTCGAGAAAACGTCGAGCACAATAAAACCGTTGGTTTAGCATTGGCAACTGGCGTGTAATTATAGAGCGGATCAATCGCTGGCCAGCCTGTTTCAGCCACACTAAAGTGCTGATGCTTCTGTGCTAATTGAAGAAACGGTAAGGTAGTGTTTTCACCTTGCGTACAATACAAGTCAAAAAAACCTCTGATGTTAAAATGGCCTCGTTTATCTGACACTTTACCTGCATTAAAACCATGAAAAACCTGCACTTTCAACCCAGGAATAAAGTCAGGAACAATATTACCAGGCACGAATACAGCATCAGGCTGATACGCAATCACCTCCTCAACTGAACCTAAACGTTGCTCATCTTCTTCAAAATAACTTTGGTTGACTTCATCGCCATGAACAAACCATTTTACGTCATCACCGCGTCCAAGAATTGCCGCTTGCAATGGTCTTAAAATCGCATACGAATAATTTTGAGCAATGTACAACAAATATTTTTTACGACGATTTGGGTTAGCACTCGAAGACTGAGTAGGCATATTTTCTTCAGAAGGTTTTGTTGGCATAAAAAGGCAGTAAGCGCTCCAGTTAACGCAAAACAGCGGATTTATCGCATTGTAATATATTTGTCATTAAAATCACTGTTCAAAAAACTTAAATTTAAAGCAAATTAGCTATTGACCTAGAGCACCATTCTACGTTACTAATAGCTGCACTGAATTTTGATGCAAGCTTTCAAGCCGAAATAGCATCAATATGCAAAAAAAGTAAATATTTAACAATTTGAGTTTACATTAGAAAACACCATGTTTAGCAACAATACAAACACCACCATTATTAAACTCCTCCTCGCCTTCACTGCGCGCGGATAGATTGTTGTTACTTAACAGATAAAGCATAAAGTAAAGAACACATAAAACCCGCGCTACAATCCGCGGGTTTTTTTATGCCCGCCTGTTTAGCTTGATGGGGTTGCACAGCAACCAGAAACACAAACAAGGCAAAGGCCGATTAAGGATATAGAGGAAAGAATGATGGATAACAGAGTAATCATTTTTGACACCACATTACGCGATGGCGAACAAGCATTAACCGCCAGTTTATCCGTGCATGAAAAACTTCAAATTGCTCAAGCGATTGAGCGTTTGGGAGTAGATATTATCGAAGCTGGCTTCCCTGTTTCCTCACCCGGTGATTTCAACTCAGTGCAGCAAATTGCCAAAACGGTAAAAAATTCCATTGTTTGTGGCTTATCTCGTGCGGTCGAAGCCGACATTCAAGCTTGTGCCGATGCGCTAAGCGTTGCCGATCAGTTCCGTATCCACACCTTTATTTCCACATCAGACGTGCATGTTCAACAAAAGTTACGTAAAGACTTTGCTGACGTTGAAGCCATGGCCATCCATGCGGTGAAATTTGCCCGTCGTTTCACCGATGACGTTGAATTTTCTTGTGAAGATGCTGGCCGCACGCCAATCGATAATTTATGTCGTATGGTTGAGCAAGCAATTAAAGCAGGCGCCAGCACCATCAATATTCCTGATACCGTTGGTTACACCCTGCCCCATGAGTTTGGCGGCATCATCGAAACGCTATTTAACCGCGTGCCTAATATCGACCAAGCGCGCATTTCTGTGCATTGTCATAACGATTTAGGTTTAGCTGTGGCTAACTCGATGGCAGCGGTGCAAGCAGGTGCTCGTCAAATCGAATGTACCATTAACGGGATTGGCGAGCGTGCTGGTAACTGTTCGTTAGAAGAAGTGGCGATGATCATGAAAACCCGCGCCGACTTGTTAGGTGTGCACTCAAACATCAACCACCAAGAAATCGCTAAAACCTCTAAGTTAGTTAGTCACTTGTGCAATATGCCAGTGCAGCCGAACAAAGCCATTGTTGGTAGTAATGCCTTTAGCCACTCTTCAGGTATTCACCAAGACGGCATGTTAAAAGCGTCTAACACTTACGAGATCATGACACCTGAAAGTGTCGGTATCGCGAAAACGAAATTAAATTTAACCTCACGCAGTGGTCGCCATGTGATTAAACACCGCATGGAGAGTTTAGGCTATCAAGCCGATGACTTTGATTTAGATACCTTGTACCAAGACTTCTTAAAATTAGCTGACAAAAAAGGCCAAGTCTTTGATGATGATTTAGAAGCCTTGTTATTCAATATTCAACAGCAAGATGAAAAAGAGCACTACCGCATCGAAAGCTTAAATGTGCAAGCGGGCAGCGGTCAATTTGCCACTGCTGGCGTACAGTTAGCGATTGGTGATGAAGTATTTACCGAATCAGCAACCGGTAACGGCCCGGTTGACGCGTTATACCAAGCAATCAAAAAGTGTATCGATGTTGATATTGAAGTCGCCGATTACAAAATCTCTAACAAAGGCGCTGGTGAAGACGGCTTAGGTGTTGCCAACCTAGTGGTTAATTGGCAAGCCCGTAATTTCCACGGCTATGGTATCGATACTGACGTCATTGAAGCGTCAGGCCAAGCACTGATTTCAGCATTAAACGCGATTTATCGCGCTCAACAAATTCAAACGATTCGCGCGCAAAAAGCCAATCAAGAAGCTACGGCAAGCGAAAGTAAATAAATTTATAAAGTTAATAGAATTAATATAGTTAGGAAGAAAGATGTCAAGCATTGCAATTTTAGCCGGCGACGGTATCGGCCCAGAAGTAATGCAGGAAGCCAAAAAAGTGCTTGCTGCTGTTGCGGATAAATTTAATTTCCCATTATCAACACAAGACTATGATGTTGGCGGCTGTGCTATCGACAATCACGGCGAAGCCCTACCAGCAGCAACGGTTAAAGGTTGTGAACAAGCAGACGCTATTTTGTTTGGCTCAGTAGGTGGCCCTAAGTGGGAAAACTTACCACCAACGGAGCAACCAGAGCGCTGCGCATTATTGGGTCTACGCGGTCATTTTGAATTATTTTGTAATATGCGCCCAGCAACATTGCAGCCGGCACTAGCAAGCCTTTCAACATTGCGTAGCGATATTGCTTCTTCAGGTTTTGATGTTTTAGTGATGCGCGAGCTAACTGGTGATATTTATTTTGGTCAACCGAAAGGCCGTAAAGGTGAAGGCGAAGAAGAATCAGGCTTTGATACCATGATTTATTCCCGTAAAGAAATTCGCCGCATTGCTCATCTAGCTTTCCAAGCTGCACAGAAACGCAACAACAAAGTTACCTCTGTTGATAAAGCCAATGTGTTAGCGACCAGTATTTTATGGCGTGAAGTGGTCAACGAAGTGGCACAAGATTATCCTGATGTGGCGCTAGAGCATTTATATGTGGATAACGCTGCTATGCAGCTAGTGCGCGATCCAAACCAATTCGATGTGATGCTGTGCCCTAACTTATTTGGCGATATTTTGTCTGATATTTGTGCGATGATCACAGGTTCAATGGGTATGCTACCTTCAGCAAGCCTAAACTCTTCTGGTTTTGGTATGTATGAGCCAGCAGGCGGCAGTGCGCCTGATATTGCCGGCCAAGGTATCGCCAACCCGATTGCCCAAATTTTATCAGCAGCGCTAATGCTGCGTTACAGCTTAAACCAAGGGGCAGCAGCAGATGCAATTGAAGCTGCGGTAGCAAAAGCCCTAGATGAAGGGGTGCTAACAGCAGATCTGTTACCAGCCGAGCAAAAACACTTAGCGAAACGCACAGCAGAAGTTGGCGACTTTATTTGTCAAGCAATTCAAGCAGCACCAGCACAATAGGACACTCACCATGGCTACGACTTTATACGAGAAATTATGGCAACGTCACGTGGTTGACGATACTCCCGGTGAAACACCTTTGTTGTATGTGGATCGTCATCTAATTCACGAAGTAACCTCACCACAGGCATTTGCTAACTTAAAATTCCATGATCGCCCAGTGCGTCGCCCTGACAAAACGATTGCAACCATGGATCACAATATTTCGACGCGCTCAGTCGCGATTGACGCAGCCGGTGAAGGCGCCGCCAATCAGCTACGTACATTAGAAAAGAACTGTGAAGACTTTGGCATTAAGCTATTCGGCATGGGCCATAAAAACCAAGGTATCGTGCATGTTATGGGGCCAGAATTAGGCATTACCCAACCGGGCCAAGTGATCGTTTGTGGCGACTCACACACGGCCACGCATGGCGCATTTGGTGCCTTAGCTTTTGGTATCGGTACGTCTGAAGTAGAACACGTGTTAGCGACACAAACGCTACGCCAAACCAAAGCGAAGACCATGAAAATTGAAGTACGCGGCCAAGTAGCACCGGGCATTAGCGCGAAAGATATTATCCTTGCCATTATTGGTAAAACTGGCAGCGCTGGTGCAACGGGTTATGTGGTTGAGTACTGTGGTGATGCGATTAGCGCATTATCGATGGAAGAACGCATGACCATTTGTAACATGAGCATCGAGTTTGGCGCTAAAGCTGGCTTGATTGCGCCGGATCAAACCACCTTCGACTACTTACAGCACAAAGAGTATGCACCAAAGTTAGACGACTGGGATGCGGCCGTAGCCAGCTGGAAAACCCTAGAAACTGACCAAGATGCAACCTTTGACGCCGAATTGGTGCTAGAAGGCAGCGAAATTAAAGCGCAAGTGACTTGGGGCACAACGCCGGGCCACGTAACTTCGGTTGATAGCACAGTACCTGCACCACAAGATTTTAGCGATCCAGTAGAGCAAGACTCATGCGCCAAAGCGTTAGCCTATATGGGCTTAGAAGCAGGCACTAAAATTACTGATATCGAAGTCAATAAAGTGTTTATCGGTTCTTGTACTAACTCACGTATTGAAGATTTACGCGCCGCAGCTAGCATTGTTCGCGAGTACAGCGCGAAAGGACAGAAAGTCGCGAAAACGGTTGATGCGATTGTTGTGCCTGGCTCATACCGTGTACGTGAACAAGCAGAGCAAGAAGGCTTGGCAAAAGTCTTTACCGAAGCAGGTTTTGAATGGCGCTTACCGGGCTGCTCTATGTGTTTAGGCATGAATGATGACAAGCTAGCTGAAGGTGACCGCTGTGCCTCTACCTCGAACCGTAACTTTGAAGGCCGCCAAGGCCGTGGTAGCCGCACTCATTTAGTGAGTCCAGAAATGGCAGCAGCGGCGGCAATTGAAGGTCACTTTGTCGACCTAAGTGCAAATTTAGCTACTCAGTCAGCCACTCAGTCAGGAAAGCAACACTAGGAGCATTATCATGGAAAAATTTTCAACCCATACTGGTTTAGTTGTCCCCTTAGATGTTGCTAACGTCGACACCGACCAAATTATCCCTAAGCAATTTTTGCAGAAAACCGAGCGTGTTGGCTTTGGTCAACACGCCTTTCATGACTGGCGCTACCTAGATGCAGAGGGTACTCAGCCTAACCCTGAGTTTATTTTAAACGCGCCGCAATATCAGGGTGCCAGTATTTTACTTGCTCGTGAAAACTTTGGTTGTGGCTCAAGTCGTGAACACGCACCTTGGGCATTGCAGGAATATGGCTTCAAGGTGATTATCGCACCAAGTTTTGCCGACATTTTCTACGCCAACTGTATAAATATTGGTATCGTGCCGGTAAAACTGAGCAGTGAAGAAATTAACGAATTATTTCAACAATGTAACGGCGACACAAAATCGTTGACGGTAGATTTAGTTAATAATAAAGTCTCGCTTAACGAGACCTGCTACACTTTCAGCTTAGACAAGTTCCACCAGTACTGTTTGGAAAATGGTGTTGATAGTGTTGGTTGGACATTGAAGAAAATCGATGCCATTGAAGCCTATGAAGGTAAGCTAGCAAGCTGGCAATAACCTTTACACACTTGGCATCTCCTGCATTAAAGAGTGCCAGATGCCAAGTGATCCGTTAGCTAACGACAACTCAAGTAAATTCACCGAAATCGACATCGACCAGCTTCGTCCTGGTATGTATGTTAAATCTATCTCCTTTCAAGATAAGGGCTTTATTCTAAAGTCTGAAGGCTACGTGCTTAGCGCCAGCAAAGTATTGCAGTTAAAAGCGGCCGGCATCAAGAAACTGATTATCGACCCCGCTAAACAAAAAGCGGCCGAGCACATAGATAAGGTCATGCCCAACATTACCTCTAGCCCACTAACCAAGCTTAATAAAGTTGGTAAACACAAAGTGGTATCGCTGGAAGACGAGCTTAAAAATGCTAAGTCACTCTACGGTAATGCCAAAGACTTACAGAAGAAGATTCTTGGCACGGTTCAAGCCGATCGCTCGCTTGACGCAGAAGAAGTGCGTGAAACCACTGACGCCATGGTCGATTCAATATTTCGCAATCAAGATGCGCTGGCTTGCCTTTCACGCCTGCATTCTAAAAGTGACTATCTTTCTGAGCATGCGCTAAATTGCTCTATTTTGATGGCGATTTTTGCCAAGCACTTAAAGTTTGATCGCGAGATAATTGAGCAACTTACCTTGGGCGCTTTCCTGCATGATGTTGGCAAGGTGTTTATTCCAAATGATATTTTAGATAAGCCTGGTGCGCTTAACGATAAAGAGCAAAAGTTAGTGCAAACTCACGTTGCTTTGGGCGCTAAAATACTCGAAGACACACCGCATATTTCTCATATTGCCATGACCTGCATTCGCGAACACCATGAGCGCCTTGACGGCAGTGGCTACCCTCGACAGCTAAAAGACGAAGACATTAGCAAGTATGGCAAAATGATGGCGATTGTCGACAGCTACGGTGCAATGATTTCAGATCGTTGTTATCAAAAGGCGATACACCCAACAGCAGCGTTTAAAACCTTAACCCAAGAATCATCAACCGCCTATGATGAAGAGTTGGTTGAGAAGTTTATCCAGTGCTTAGGGGTTTACCCAGTTGGTACGCTCGTTCAGCTTAACAGTGGTAAAATTGGCTTAATTTCAGAAATTAACCAAGACAAGCCAACCCACCCTATTGTTAAAGTGTTTTATAACGCGCGCTTAAATCAAACTATCCCAATTGAAGATATTGACTTAAGCAAGTCGAAATATCGCGACCAAATCGACAAATGCATTCGCCCAGAAGAATTTAATCTAAATCTAATGAGCTTCTTCAAAACGGCGTTTGAAGCTTAATCATTTCAAATTACTTACCAAGAGCTTAGGGCTGGCAGTGAAAACTGTTGGCCATCAAGCTCTAGCACAACGTCTTCTTGATTGATTTGCGCCAATACCACTCGGCCAGCGACTACATCACCTTCATATCTTTCTCGACCATTGACCCTGACCCAACCATTGCCATCAGTGGCAAAAATATGAACCTCAAAGGTCATAGCAGGTACGCTATTTTGAATGTGGCTAGGCATGTCTAATAACGAAGGTACCGGCGATTCAGATGCAGCTGGCACTAACGGCTGCTGCTGCTCGGTGTCATCTACCGCC
The nucleotide sequence above comes from Thalassotalea euphylliae. Encoded proteins:
- the leuD gene encoding 3-isopropylmalate dehydratase small subunit, translated to MEKFSTHTGLVVPLDVANVDTDQIIPKQFLQKTERVGFGQHAFHDWRYLDAEGTQPNPEFILNAPQYQGASILLARENFGCGSSREHAPWALQEYGFKVIIAPSFADIFYANCINIGIVPVKLSSEEINELFQQCNGDTKSLTVDLVNNKVSLNETCYTFSLDKFHQYCLENGVDSVGWTLKKIDAIEAYEGKLASWQ
- the leuA gene encoding 2-isopropylmalate synthase; this translates as MDNRVIIFDTTLRDGEQALTASLSVHEKLQIAQAIERLGVDIIEAGFPVSSPGDFNSVQQIAKTVKNSIVCGLSRAVEADIQACADALSVADQFRIHTFISTSDVHVQQKLRKDFADVEAMAIHAVKFARRFTDDVEFSCEDAGRTPIDNLCRMVEQAIKAGASTINIPDTVGYTLPHEFGGIIETLFNRVPNIDQARISVHCHNDLGLAVANSMAAVQAGARQIECTINGIGERAGNCSLEEVAMIMKTRADLLGVHSNINHQEIAKTSKLVSHLCNMPVQPNKAIVGSNAFSHSSGIHQDGMLKASNTYEIMTPESVGIAKTKLNLTSRSGRHVIKHRMESLGYQADDFDLDTLYQDFLKLADKKGQVFDDDLEALLFNIQQQDEKEHYRIESLNVQAGSGQFATAGVQLAIGDEVFTESATGNGPVDALYQAIKKCIDVDIEVADYKISNKGAGEDGLGVANLVVNWQARNFHGYGIDTDVIEASGQALISALNAIYRAQQIQTIRAQKANQEATASESK
- the leuC gene encoding 3-isopropylmalate dehydratase large subunit, whose amino-acid sequence is MATTLYEKLWQRHVVDDTPGETPLLYVDRHLIHEVTSPQAFANLKFHDRPVRRPDKTIATMDHNISTRSVAIDAAGEGAANQLRTLEKNCEDFGIKLFGMGHKNQGIVHVMGPELGITQPGQVIVCGDSHTATHGAFGALAFGIGTSEVEHVLATQTLRQTKAKTMKIEVRGQVAPGISAKDIILAIIGKTGSAGATGYVVEYCGDAISALSMEERMTICNMSIEFGAKAGLIAPDQTTFDYLQHKEYAPKLDDWDAAVASWKTLETDQDATFDAELVLEGSEIKAQVTWGTTPGHVTSVDSTVPAPQDFSDPVEQDSCAKALAYMGLEAGTKITDIEVNKVFIGSCTNSRIEDLRAAASIVREYSAKGQKVAKTVDAIVVPGSYRVREQAEQEGLAKVFTEAGFEWRLPGCSMCLGMNDDKLAEGDRCASTSNRNFEGRQGRGSRTHLVSPEMAAAAAIEGHFVDLSANLATQSATQSGKQH
- a CDS encoding HD-GYP domain-containing protein; translation: MPSDPLANDNSSKFTEIDIDQLRPGMYVKSISFQDKGFILKSEGYVLSASKVLQLKAAGIKKLIIDPAKQKAAEHIDKVMPNITSSPLTKLNKVGKHKVVSLEDELKNAKSLYGNAKDLQKKILGTVQADRSLDAEEVRETTDAMVDSIFRNQDALACLSRLHSKSDYLSEHALNCSILMAIFAKHLKFDREIIEQLTLGAFLHDVGKVFIPNDILDKPGALNDKEQKLVQTHVALGAKILEDTPHISHIAMTCIREHHERLDGSGYPRQLKDEDISKYGKMMAIVDSYGAMISDRCYQKAIHPTAAFKTLTQESSTAYDEELVEKFIQCLGVYPVGTLVQLNSGKIGLISEINQDKPTHPIVKVFYNARLNQTIPIEDIDLSKSKYRDQIDKCIRPEEFNLNLMSFFKTAFEA
- the leuB gene encoding 3-isopropylmalate dehydrogenase; this encodes MSSIAILAGDGIGPEVMQEAKKVLAAVADKFNFPLSTQDYDVGGCAIDNHGEALPAATVKGCEQADAILFGSVGGPKWENLPPTEQPERCALLGLRGHFELFCNMRPATLQPALASLSTLRSDIASSGFDVLVMRELTGDIYFGQPKGRKGEGEEESGFDTMIYSRKEIRRIAHLAFQAAQKRNNKVTSVDKANVLATSILWREVVNEVAQDYPDVALEHLYVDNAAMQLVRDPNQFDVMLCPNLFGDILSDICAMITGSMGMLPSASLNSSGFGMYEPAGGSAPDIAGQGIANPIAQILSAALMLRYSLNQGAAADAIEAAVAKALDEGVLTADLLPAEQKHLAKRTAEVGDFICQAIQAAPAQ
- a CDS encoding CDP-glycerol glycerophosphotransferase family protein is translated as MPTQSSSANPNRRKKYLLYIAQNYSYAILRPLQAAILGRGDDVKWFVHGDEVNQSYFEEDEQRLGSVEEVIAYQPDAVFVPGNIVPDFIPGLKVQVFHGFNAGKVSDKRGHFNIRGFFDLYCTQGENTTLPFLQLAQKHQHFSVAETGWPAIDPLYNYTPVANAKPTVLLCSTFSRNFTCAPHLFEQVKRLSETGRWNWLVQFHPKMDKAIVDQYKGIQNEHLTFVETDNVLPLLQKADVMVCDTSSVLIMFLLLGKPVVTFKTARPKDYLLDFDKPTELEQHIETALTHPEPLMTKIAEYKQQTHPYEDGKSAERVLAAVDERLAGLYKPAKRKPLNLLRRFKIRKQFNYWKL